Proteins encoded in a region of the Candidatus Methylomirabilota bacterium genome:
- the pqqA gene encoding pyrroloquinoline quinone precursor peptide PqqA, with product MLDRSVLDRSVEVSAMSWEAPDFSEVRMDAEINSYQDDFDREPDDRF from the coding sequence GTGCTCGATCGTTCGGTGCTCGATCGTTCAGTAGAGGTGAGCGCCATGAGCTGGGAAGCGCCGGACTTCAGCGAAGTGAGGATGGACGCCGAGATCAACTCGTATCAGGACGATTTCGACCGGGAGCCGGACGACCGCTTCTAG
- a CDS encoding FAD-binding protein, which translates to MSVSNWNGSNRCAPAATVTPRDLDELIAIVRDPAFPSPVRALGELHSLNESIETAGTAVFMTRFSTIDAPDRAQRRVTVGAGVRMIDLKNALRPHGLQLPVVPEIGNATAGSVACCGTKDSSLGPTGRGQISSTVVAVRLVRADGRTVHVTDRDALRLIRSSYGLLGIVYEVTFEVEERRRVWYSYERITLDRWLETGRPLPPPDGAEILGGADGFLAFLLPYRRQLIVERRRVAVGHRPVMVLDAVRLWLRTFAWMSGARPFNAPLRLLPRPLRRLVIAAWVWALDHGFLKIFFLRVISRFASYRADAMIDFKRPASSYFDFTFWAFPVSGWAEIVPAYLRFCERFRREHGFRPALPTEVYFIRRDDSALLSFSPEEDIFTLDMVNWSHEEPAAWMAMNRAFNEFAARHGARPLLNQTKGLLPAVARQLWTPAWHALANARRTADPENRFLTPFFRDILPAAGA; encoded by the coding sequence ATGAGCGTCTCGAACTGGAACGGCTCGAATCGCTGCGCGCCGGCCGCGACGGTCACACCCCGCGATCTGGACGAGCTGATCGCCATCGTGCGCGACCCGGCCTTCCCCTCGCCGGTGCGGGCCCTGGGCGAGCTGCACTCGCTGAACGAGTCCATCGAGACCGCGGGCACCGCGGTGTTCATGACCCGCTTCTCGACGATCGACGCGCCCGATCGCGCCCAGCGCCGGGTCACGGTGGGCGCCGGCGTCCGGATGATCGACCTGAAGAACGCGCTCCGCCCGCACGGGCTGCAGCTGCCGGTGGTGCCGGAGATCGGCAATGCCACCGCGGGCTCGGTCGCCTGCTGCGGCACCAAGGATTCCTCGCTCGGCCCGACCGGCCGCGGCCAGATCAGCTCGACGGTGGTCGCGGTCCGCCTGGTGCGAGCCGACGGGCGGACCGTGCACGTGACCGACCGCGACGCCCTGCGCCTGATCCGCTCGAGCTACGGGCTGCTCGGCATCGTGTACGAGGTCACGTTCGAGGTCGAGGAGCGCCGGCGGGTCTGGTACTCCTACGAGCGGATCACGCTCGACCGGTGGCTCGAGACCGGCCGGCCCCTGCCACCGCCCGACGGCGCCGAGATCCTCGGCGGCGCCGACGGCTTTCTCGCATTCCTGCTCCCGTACCGGCGACAGCTGATCGTCGAGCGCCGACGGGTGGCCGTCGGCCACCGTCCCGTCATGGTCCTGGACGCGGTCAGGCTCTGGCTGCGCACGTTCGCCTGGATGTCGGGGGCGCGCCCGTTCAACGCCCCGCTCCGGCTCCTGCCCCGGCCCCTCCGTCGCCTCGTCATCGCGGCCTGGGTGTGGGCGCTCGATCACGGCTTCCTCAAGATCTTCTTCCTGCGCGTCATCAGCCGGTTCGCCAGCTACCGGGCCGACGCCATGATCGACTTCAAGCGGCCCGCCTCGAGCTACTTCGACTTCACGTTCTGGGCGTTCCCGGTCAGCGGCTGGGCCGAGATCGTGCCCGCGTACCTGCGCTTCTGCGAGCGCTTCCGGCGCGAGCACGGGTTCAGGCCCGCGCTGCCCACCGAGGTGTACTTCATCCGCCGGGACGACTCCGCGCTGCTGTCCTTCAGCCCCGAGGAGGACATCTTCACGCTGGACATGGTGAACTGGTCCCACGAGGAGCCCGCGGCCTGGATGGCGATGAACCGCGCGTTCAACGAGTTCGCGGCGCGACACGGCGCCCGCCCGCTGCTCAATCAGACGAAGGGCCTCCTGCCCGCGGTGGCCCGGCAGCTGTGGACGCCGGCCTGGCACGCGCTCGCGAACGCGCGCCGGACGGCGGATCCCGAAAACCGGTTCCTGACCCCGTTCTTCCGGGACATCCTCCCCGCAGCGGGTGCATGA
- a CDS encoding sigma 54-interacting transcriptional regulator — translation MDPLADLIGEHPTIVALRQKARALLPRHQGARRLPPILILGETGTGKGLLARLMHRAGPRAESPFVELNCAAIPESLLEAELFGYERGAFTDARHAKPGLFHVAHGGTLFLDEVALLPRGLQPKLLTVLEQGSVRRLGATRSEPADVSIVAATNASLRSAVAEGRFRADLYHRLAVLTLELPPLRERNADIDLLAEQLLARACTEYGLPMKALGEDARRALRTYAWPGNVRELGNVIERAVLLSDLETIGPDGLDLPRPAAPPAPRVVPPPMSRADSARAHLADALAQTGWNITRTAARLGITRNTVRARIRLHGLRPPGAVEPAVPVAVPLVPDVPPAPIAAAERAPAPAGVGVRWDRRRVTFLRARIVPGPEGAASVTSRVFGWLVDKAQTFGGHVTEIGQQSVVAIFGHVPAEDAPRRAATAALSVTKLIAREDRRAEGPDDVAVALAIHVDRVALAHIDGRPVVEQDASRRALAALDALEPIGRGEIGVTDAAAGYLTRHFEIAAGPGPAAGRRLVGRSTTPGGSQPVAFVGRRAEMDTLRRLLDQAMLGHGQIVTLVGEPGIGKSRLLQEFQQSVRTERVVMREGRCAPYGTHVPYFPAIEILQAFCDVEDTDAMETVDAAVLAALEPLGAAAAASAPYLQNLLFPRTGGELTGRSPDAVKSGTFDAVRRVVLAQQERRALLLVIEDLHWIDQTSAELLATLAELTAASRILLVTTARPGFRAAWQTRPNATQLTLGPLSAGDSRRIVESVLAARPAAEAVVGRVLSRAEGNPFFLEELAQAVREHADESDALAVPGTVHDVVASRVDSLPAADRHVLEVAAVIGREIPVALLREASELSAADIQASLARLQGGEFLHAIRSGAEAGYAFKHALTHEVAYDGVVRSARALLHARVVSAIGKLAPETRERRPETLARHCTEAGRHADAIGHWTRAGQLAIQRSAHGDAIVHLGHALALLAGQPEDPAREAQEIDIQLAMATSLTATRGYGAPEVEQTLDRVRVMADRLTDVDQKFFVQWTLWRFQLSRADFRAAEHLVGRLLAVAHGHGDTLVRVGGHVAAGVDTFYRGEFARAREHLSQAAALDDRGRAPEQMLRYGQDMGVAAAGFLGWADAVIGDLDGGARRAELAVRMAREGGHPFNVALALFLACEVHELRREPAVVRRLGDELVALSRDCGFAFFLAIGLSHAGWGRSAGGEADAGAAMMQEGADLFRRAGQRVGLAHRARLAEGLLATGAVEAALNVIADALEQRRQTAEHAFVAPLLTLRAEALVRRGEAAAALDALREAVEVATGQGATLFARDAAAALRRLEDRG, via the coding sequence ATGGATCCACTCGCCGACCTGATCGGGGAGCATCCGACGATCGTCGCCCTCCGCCAGAAGGCGCGTGCCCTCCTGCCCCGCCATCAGGGCGCCCGCCGCCTGCCGCCGATCTTGATCCTGGGCGAGACCGGCACCGGCAAGGGCCTGCTCGCGCGCCTCATGCACCGCGCGGGGCCGCGCGCCGAGAGCCCGTTCGTCGAGCTGAACTGCGCCGCCATCCCGGAGAGCCTGCTCGAGGCCGAGCTGTTCGGCTACGAGCGGGGCGCCTTCACGGACGCCCGCCACGCCAAGCCGGGGCTCTTCCACGTCGCCCACGGCGGCACCCTCTTCCTCGACGAGGTCGCGCTGCTGCCGCGCGGGCTGCAGCCCAAGCTGCTCACCGTGCTCGAGCAGGGCAGCGTACGCCGGCTGGGCGCGACCCGGAGCGAGCCGGCCGACGTCTCCATCGTGGCCGCCACCAATGCCTCGCTCCGATCCGCGGTCGCCGAGGGGCGCTTCCGCGCCGATCTCTACCATCGCCTCGCGGTGCTGACCCTGGAGCTGCCGCCGCTGCGGGAGCGGAACGCGGACATCGACCTGCTGGCCGAGCAGCTGCTGGCGCGCGCGTGCACCGAGTACGGGCTGCCGATGAAAGCGCTGGGCGAGGACGCCCGGAGGGCGCTGCGCACGTACGCCTGGCCGGGCAACGTGCGGGAGCTCGGCAATGTCATCGAGCGCGCCGTGCTCCTCTCCGATCTCGAGACGATCGGCCCAGACGGGCTCGACCTTCCGCGACCGGCCGCGCCGCCCGCCCCGCGCGTCGTGCCGCCGCCGATGTCGCGGGCGGACTCGGCGCGCGCGCATCTGGCGGACGCGCTGGCCCAGACCGGCTGGAACATCACGCGGACCGCGGCGCGGCTCGGCATCACCCGCAACACGGTGCGCGCGCGGATCCGTCTCCACGGGCTGCGGCCCCCCGGCGCGGTCGAGCCGGCGGTCCCGGTGGCCGTGCCGCTCGTGCCCGACGTCCCGCCGGCGCCGATCGCGGCGGCCGAGCGCGCGCCGGCGCCTGCGGGCGTCGGAGTCCGCTGGGACCGGCGCCGGGTCACGTTCCTGCGGGCGCGCATCGTGCCCGGGCCCGAGGGGGCGGCGTCGGTGACGAGCCGCGTCTTCGGCTGGCTGGTCGACAAGGCGCAGACGTTCGGCGGTCACGTGACCGAGATCGGCCAGCAGAGTGTCGTGGCGATCTTCGGCCACGTGCCGGCGGAGGACGCGCCCCGGCGCGCCGCGACCGCCGCACTGTCGGTGACGAAGCTCATCGCGCGCGAGGACCGGCGCGCCGAGGGACCGGACGACGTCGCGGTCGCCCTGGCCATCCACGTCGACCGCGTCGCGCTGGCGCACATCGACGGCCGCCCCGTCGTCGAGCAGGACGCCTCCCGCCGCGCGCTGGCCGCGCTGGATGCGCTGGAGCCGATCGGCCGCGGGGAGATCGGGGTGACCGACGCCGCCGCCGGCTACCTCACCCGCCACTTCGAGATCGCGGCCGGTCCTGGGCCCGCCGCGGGGCGACGCCTCGTCGGCCGCTCGACCACCCCGGGGGGATCGCAGCCGGTCGCCTTCGTCGGCCGGCGCGCCGAGATGGACACGCTGCGCCGCCTGCTCGACCAGGCGATGCTGGGCCACGGCCAGATCGTCACCCTCGTGGGCGAGCCGGGCATCGGCAAGTCGCGCCTGCTGCAGGAATTCCAGCAGTCCGTCCGCACGGAGCGCGTCGTCATGCGCGAGGGCCGATGCGCGCCCTACGGCACGCACGTCCCCTACTTCCCGGCGATCGAGATCTTGCAAGCCTTCTGCGACGTCGAGGACACCGACGCGATGGAGACGGTGGACGCCGCGGTGCTGGCCGCGCTCGAGCCGCTGGGTGCCGCCGCGGCGGCGTCGGCGCCCTATCTGCAGAACCTGCTCTTCCCGCGCACGGGCGGCGAGCTGACCGGGCGGTCTCCCGACGCGGTCAAGTCGGGAACCTTCGACGCGGTCCGGCGCGTCGTGCTCGCCCAGCAGGAGCGCCGCGCCCTGCTGCTCGTCATCGAGGATCTGCACTGGATCGACCAGACCTCGGCCGAGCTGCTGGCGACGCTGGCCGAGCTGACTGCCGCCTCGCGGATCCTGCTGGTGACGACGGCCCGCCCGGGCTTCCGGGCCGCGTGGCAGACGCGGCCCAACGCGACGCAGCTCACGCTCGGCCCGCTCTCCGCCGGGGACAGCCGCCGGATCGTGGAATCCGTGCTGGCCGCCCGGCCGGCCGCGGAGGCGGTGGTCGGGCGCGTCCTGAGCCGGGCGGAGGGCAACCCGTTCTTCCTCGAGGAGCTGGCGCAGGCGGTTCGCGAGCACGCCGACGAGAGCGACGCGCTCGCGGTGCCCGGGACGGTGCACGACGTGGTGGCCAGCCGCGTGGACAGCCTCCCCGCCGCCGACCGGCACGTGCTCGAGGTGGCCGCGGTCATCGGCCGCGAGATCCCGGTGGCCCTGCTGCGGGAGGCCTCCGAGCTGTCCGCCGCCGACATCCAGGCCAGCCTGGCCCGCCTGCAGGGCGGCGAGTTCCTCCACGCCATCCGGTCGGGCGCCGAGGCCGGCTACGCGTTCAAGCACGCGCTGACCCACGAGGTGGCCTACGACGGCGTGGTCCGAAGCGCCCGCGCGCTGCTGCACGCGCGCGTGGTGAGCGCGATCGGCAAGCTGGCCCCGGAGACCCGCGAGCGGCGGCCGGAGACGCTGGCGCGCCACTGCACGGAGGCCGGGCGGCACGCCGACGCCATCGGGCACTGGACTCGCGCCGGACAGCTCGCGATCCAGCGCTCCGCGCACGGCGACGCCATCGTGCACCTGGGCCATGCGCTGGCGCTGCTGGCCGGCCAGCCCGAGGACCCGGCGCGGGAGGCGCAGGAGATCGACATCCAGCTCGCGATGGCGACGTCGCTCACCGCCACGCGCGGGTACGGCGCGCCGGAGGTCGAGCAGACGCTGGACCGCGTGCGGGTCATGGCCGACCGCCTCACCGACGTCGACCAGAAATTCTTCGTGCAGTGGACGCTCTGGCGCTTTCAGCTCTCGCGCGCCGACTTCCGGGCCGCCGAGCACCTGGTAGGCCGGCTGCTCGCCGTCGCGCACGGCCACGGCGACACCCTCGTGCGGGTGGGCGGCCACGTCGCGGCCGGGGTGGACACCTTCTACCGCGGCGAGTTCGCCCGCGCGCGGGAGCACCTGAGCCAGGCGGCCGCGCTGGACGACCGCGGCCGTGCCCCCGAGCAGATGCTTCGCTACGGCCAGGACATGGGCGTGGCGGCCGCCGGATTCCTCGGCTGGGCGGACGCGGTGATCGGCGATCTCGACGGCGGCGCGCGGCGCGCCGAGCTGGCGGTGCGGATGGCCCGCGAGGGCGGGCATCCGTTCAACGTGGCGCTCGCCCTGTTCCTGGCCTGCGAGGTCCACGAGCTGCGGCGCGAGCCCGCCGTGGTCCGGCGGCTCGGCGACGAGCTGGTGGCCCTTTCCCGCGACTGCGGCTTCGCGTTCTTCCTGGCGATCGGGCTCTCGCACGCCGGCTGGGGCCGGAGCGCCGGCGGCGAGGCCGACGCGGGCGCCGCCATGATGCAGGAGGGCGCCGATCTCTTCCGCCGGGCCGGCCAGCGCGTCGGGCTCGCCCATCGCGCGCGCCTGGCCGAGGGGCTGCTGGCCACCGGCGCGGTGGAGGCCGCGCTGAACGTGATCGCCGACGCCCTCGAGCAGCGGCGGCAGACCGCGGAGCACGCCTTCGTGGCCCCGCTGCTGACCCTCCGCGCCGAGGCGCTCGTCCGCCGCGGCGAGGCCGCGGCCGCGCTCGACGCGCTCCGCGAGGCGGTGGAGGTCGCGACCGGCCAGGGCGCCACCCTCTTCGCCCGCGACGCGGCCGCCGCCCTCCGCCGTCTGGAAGACCGGGGATGA